The Sylvia atricapilla isolate bSylAtr1 chromosome 12, bSylAtr1.pri, whole genome shotgun sequence genome has a segment encoding these proteins:
- the LOC136366319 gene encoding LOW QUALITY PROTEIN: leukotriene B4 receptor 1-like (The sequence of the model RefSeq protein was modified relative to this genomic sequence to represent the inferred CDS: inserted 2 bases in 1 codon; deleted 2 bases in 2 codons; substituted 2 bases at 2 genomic stop codons), with the protein MSEAEESSDNSAGILXGQCVCILLGLSYTILIGTPGNCIIIWTVCTKMKQVSLQSCXSEPAIADVLVLINLTNLDYSFADSWVFGVIFCKTLVFLIYCSMYASIFLITALSLERLLAVFYPLTIQTYRRKEKVSLIVFLIWFLSVAFGISVIPFQETGETNGRVLCTCRNYTSNRQKVSYLLLETLAGFVIPFLIICTCYVCVARRISRMTYQSKRRSERLIASVVVAFILCWFPHHLFNILDIISIEIELSNEXMSLALEEVVDKGVYISGALVFISSCINPLLYAFAARRFQNHLRFAKMSKLFEQISQSVTEEDKKEVWCVAKHEDPLVGTENL; encoded by the exons ATGAGTGAAGCTGAGGAAAGCAGTGACAACTCAGCAGGAATATTGTGAGGTCAGTGTGTTTGTATACTACTGGGCTTGTCA TATACAATTTTAATTGGCACCCCTGGAAACTGCATCATCATCTGGACTGTTTGTACAAAAATGAAGCAAGTATCTCTTCAGTCCTGCTGATCTGAACCGGCCATTGCTGATGTCCTCGTACTGATTAACCTTACCAATTTGGATTACTCTTTTGCTGACTCATGG GTTTTTGGAGTCATCTTCTGCAAAACGCTGGTTTTCCTTATTTACTGCAGCATGTACGCCAGTATATTTCTGATTACAGCACTCAGCTTGGAGCGGCTACTGGCTGTGTTTTACCCTTTGACAATTCAAACAtatagaagaaaagaaaaggtttctttGATCGTGTTCCTCATTTGGTTCCTGTCTGTTGCCTTTGGCATTTCTGTCATTCCGTTTCAAGAGACAGGAGAAACCAACGGTCGAGTTTTATGCACGTGTCGCAACTACACTTCGAATAGACAGAAAGTGTCGTATCTTCTGCTGGAGACCCTTGCAGGTTTTGTAATCCCTTTCTTAATTATTTGCACTTGTTATGTGTGTGTTGCAAGAAGAATAAGCAGAATGACTTACCAATCCAAGCGGCGATCGGAACGCCTCATTGCCAGCGTTGTGGTGGCATTCATTCTGTGCTGGTTCCCTCACCACCTCTTTAACATCCTGGATATTATTTCAATTGAAATAGAACTCTCTAATGA GATGTCTTTGGCACTGGAAGAAGTCGTAGACAAAGGAGTGTACATCTCTGGAGCACTTGTATTCATCAGTAGCTGTATTAACCCTCTGCTTTACGCTTTTGCTGCACGAAGGTTTCAGAACCACCTGAGGTTTGCCAAGATGTCAAAGCTGTTTGAACAGATCAGTCAGTCTGTAACAGAGGAAGACAAGAAAGAAGTCTGGTGTGTAGCCAAACATGAAGATCCTTTGGTAGGCACAGAAAATCTCTAA